ACCGGCTATACTTTTGAAGAAGTAAAAAGAAAAAATCCCAGGATTTTGAAATCTGGTCATCATCCGCCATCGTTTTACAAAAAACTGTGGCAGACGATTACCTCGGGCAGACCCTGGCACGGTACGTTCTGCAACCAGGATAAAACCGGAACCATTTACTGGGAGCGGGCCTCCATATCACCGGTCCGGGATCCCCAGGGATATGTGTCTCATTTTGTGGCGGTCAAGGAAAATATCACTCAATTGATGCAATATGAAAATGAACTCAAACAGGCCAAGGAGTCGGCAGAGCGGGCCAATCGGGCAAAATCCGATTTTCTGGCCAATATGTCCCATGAACTGCGGACCCCGCTCAATGCCATCATCGGGTTTTCCGAGGTGCTCAAGGAGCAGTATTTCGGGCCTCTGGTTGACAAACAGCAGGAATATGTGGATGATATTCTGGACAGTGGCAGACACCTGCTCGCACTGATCAATGATATTCTGGACCTGTCCCGGGTTGAGGCGGGAAAAACCGAACTGGAGCTGTCACAGGTGAACGTTTCCCAACTGATTGACAACAGCCTGGTCATGATCAAGGAAAAGGCGGCCAAACACGGGATTGCCCTTGAAAAGGCGGTGACCCGGGAGATTCAGGAACAAGCGATCACGGCGGATCAAAGAAAACTCAAACAGATCCTGTACAACCTGCTGTCCAATGCCGTGAAATTCACCCCGGACGGCGGTGCCATTACCATCCGGGCCGAACAGGTTCACAGCAGGACCCGTTTGGGTTTTGAAACCGGAACGGATGCGGCCTGTGTTGAAATATCCGTCACCGACACCGGCCCGGGCATTGATCCCGCCTATCATGAAAAAGTGTTTGAACCGTTTTTCCAGGTTCACGGCACCCGGCAGGATAAGAGTCCCGGTACCGGTCTGGGACTGCCTCTGACACGGGATCTGGTGACGCTTCATGAAGGAAAAATGTTTTTAAACAGCGACGGGCAGGGAAAAGGGTCGACTTTTTCTTTTATCATTCCGGTGAATCAGAAAAAAAATCAAGGCCCGTCACATGCTGACATCGAGGATGAAGGATCGCTCCCATGATGGACACAAAAAACAGAACCATTTTGATTGTGGAAGATGAATTACAGAACCGGAAGCTGTTTCGGGATGTGCTTCAATACAGCGGTTACACCGTTTTTGAAGCCATGAACGGAAAAGAAGGCGTTGCCCTGGCAAATCAGCATCTGCCGGATCTTATTCTTATGGATATTCAAATGCCGGTTATGGACGGCCTGTCCGCCACCCGGATTCTCAAGCAAAATGAAACCACCCGGGATATCATGGTGGTGGCCCTGACGGCAAATGCCATGCCCGGAGATAAGGAAAAAATACTTGAGGCAGGGTGTCATGACTATATCTCAAAACCGTTTCGTCTGCATGAATTTTTGGAAAAAATCAAGGAATACCTGCCTGAAGATTCGGTATGAAATCAGTTGAAAAGGAATAATGATGAGCGATCAGTCAACCATACTGGTGGTGGATGACGAAGACCGGAATTTGCGTCTGATGGAGGCCATGCTGGTGCCTGCGGGTTATCATGTATTGACAGCAGGGGACGGGGAACAGGCACTGGACTTGGTATCCAGGGAACCGGTGGATGTGATTCTGCTGGATGTCATGATGCCGAAAATGGATGGATACGACGTGACCAGGCAGTTGAAATCCGATCCTGAAACAGCCATCATTCCCATTGTCATGGTGACGGCCCTGCATGCCAAAGAAGATAGAATACGGGCCATTGAAGCCGGGGCCGATGATTTTTTGACCAAGCCGGTGGACAAGACCGAATTGCGGGCACGGGTGGCCTCTCTGATCAAAGTGAAAGCCTACAATGACCATATGCGCAATTATCAGAAGGAGCTGGAATCCGAGGTGGCCAGACGGACCCGGGATCTGGAACAGGCGTTTGCGCGCATCAAATCCGTGTCTCTGGAAGCGATTTACCGGCTGACCCGGGCGGCGGAATACAAGGACGAAGACACCGGGGCTCATATCCAGCGAATGAGCAATTATGCGGCAGCCATTTCCCGGAAAATGGGGCTTGGAGAAAGGGTCACGGAATCTATTCTGTATGCGACCCCCATGCATGATATCGGGAAAATCGGGATTCCGGACCGCATTCTTTTGAAACCGGGCAAACTGGACCCGGATGAGTGGGCTGTGATGCAGCAGCATACCATTATCGGGGCCCGGATTCTTGAAGGCTCCACCACCGGGATTATCCGGCTGGGGGAGACTGTGGCCTTGACCCACCACGAAAAATGGGACGGCTCCGGGTATCCCAAAAGACTGAAAGGAAAGCAGATTCCCCTGGTGGGGCGCATTGTCGCCATTGCGGATGTGTTTGATGCCCTGACTTCCAAACGGCCTTATAAAGAGGCGTTTTCCCTTGAAAGATCCTATGAAATCATCCGGCAGGGCCGGGGAACGCATTTTGATCCGGCAGTGGTGGACGTGTTTTTCTCAGCACAAACAGACATTTTGAAAATTAAGGACGCTTTTCATGATGATGCGGATTTCATCAACCAGGCACCCATGATCATCCAGAACCAAAACAGGCGAAAATGAAGACGGTTCCCTGCATTGTGACGGTCCGGCTGAATGCATCTTTGCCTTCAGATCTGCCGGAGATACTGGCAGACTGGCCGGAAAAAGGACTGAAAATGATCCGGTGGCAAAGCCCCGGGAATCTGACATCCATGCCCGCCGAACAGCTGTGGCAGGCCTCAAAAGCAGGTATCTGGAACCATGTTTCCGGGCCGGATCTGTTTGACAACGGCAATGAAACCGTGCCGGTGCGATATATCCTGGACCATCCCCATGTGGTGCATTCCTTTGACCTGCCCCGTGACCGCACACATTTGCCTGCAATGTCACATGCCTATGATAAAATAGATCCCCTGCCGGGCATCCCGTTCTGGCAGACACTTTCAGGTCATGAGGCCATTTTGTCTTATCTGGCCCGGTATCCGGCTTCTTATCTAATCCGCCTCCGATGGGACAACCATACCCGGATCATCCTGGGAAATGATGTGGTGTTTTATTTTGAACCGCCATCGGCGCTATCACCGGAGTTTCTGAATCAGGTCTGTGCCATGGTGATTGCCGGCGGATCCGTGGATACCACCCATGTCCGGTCCAATCTTGAAAATGCGTTCCTGATCGGTTATGCCATGGAAAACCAAAAAATGGTGGGCTGCTCCTGTCTGAAACATCCCCGGACCGCTTTGATTCTTCGGCTGAAAAAAGCCACGGGCCTGGATTTTTCCGGGTGTGTGGAACGCGGCTATACCTCGGTGCGGCCCGAGTACCGGTCTTTGGGTGTGGGACGTCGTCTGCTCGAGGGATTGACGGCCCGGGCAGGAAAATACAAAATATTTGCCATCATCGATGAAGACAATCTGGCCACCCAGAAAATTGCCCGGTGGAACAACACCCGGAAAATCACCACCTATTTCAGCGAGAAAACAAACAAGCCGATGGGCATCTGGATGCCCGCCCATATGCGCCCGCCAGAAAAGGAAACCGGTTCAGATTCTGAGCAGTCCCATGGAGAAAACATCCAATGAAAATCGGTGTTCTCACCATCCATGGTCTGGAGTTCCATCCCAACGGCCGGCTGGACCAGGCGGCCCGGCACAGGGATCATCACCTGATGCTCATCAATCCCTATCAGCTGGTCTGTGTGCTGGAAAATCAGGGGCCGGGTATTCATGACTGTAACGATGCGGTGACCAATGATCTGCCGGATGTGGTCCTGCCCCGCCAGGGATCGCCCATGGGCGAATATGGGTTTGTGATACTCCGGCAGTTTCAGGCCATGGGGATACCGCTGGTCAACGGCCTGGAAGGGGTGACCATAGCCCGGCATCAGTATATCACCCTTCAGTCTCTGGCGGCGGCCGGCATCCCGGTGCCGGATACCTGTTTTGTTACCCGAAAGGCCTTGTTTTTTGATGCCGTGGACCGTGTGGGGGGATATCCGGTGGTGGTCAAGCAGCCCAGCGGTATGGGGGGAGACGGGGTGTTTAAAATCGATGATCCGACCCAGGCAGACACCTGTGTGAATGCCCGGCTGGATCCGGTAAAAGGGTTGCTGGTACAGCGGTTTTTTCCTGTGTCCGGGCGGATGGATGCCCGGATTCTGGTGGTCGGCGGCCGGGTGGCCGGGGCCATGACACTGTCACCGGCCCCGGATGATTTCAGAACCAATATCCATCGCCGGGGCCGGGCTGCGGCGTTTGATCCCCCCGCACTGTGGCAACATATGGCAGTGGCGGCGGCTAAGGCCTGCGGTCTGGATATCGCGGGTATTGACATGATGGGAAAAAAAAGCGGTTCCCCGTGTGTGGTAGAGGTCAACTATTCACCGGGGTTCAGGGGGCTTGAAGCGGCCACAGGCATTGATATCGCCATGGAAATCATTGATTTTGCCGTGCATAAGGCCCATGCAGCATCCACCAGATAAATTGCCGTTCATGAACAGGATCCACAGATTTAAAAAAGAGATTTATCCATGAAAATTACCCAGATTCAGTTGGAACACGATGCCGGTTTTGCCACAGCCTCAGCCCGGGTCATATTTGAAGACAGGGACTTGCCTGAAAAAACCGTATTTATAAAAACCCCGGAAGATCATGCCCAAGGGTTTGACGCCAACCCGGATGCGTTTCTGGTGGGGTGTCTGCTGCCGGCCCTGCATCTGGGAGAAAAACGCATATTTGTGGACGGACCGGTATGTCCGTTCCTCAAAGAAGGGGTGCACGTGGCCATGCACATTCTATCCCACTGGACCCAGGACCGGTATACCCCGATTTTAGTTGAATCCGCATCCGATGCCCACCAGGTGCCGGTAAATCCCGGCAGAGCCGGCATGGTCATGTCCGGCGGCATGGACTCTCTGGCGGCCCTGCGCCTGAACCGGCTGAATTATCCAAAGACCCATCCGGCCTATATTCAAGATGGATTTTTTCTCCATGGCTTTGATATTGGCGGGGTCAGGGAACGGGGGGCCAAGCTGCATGTATTTGACCGGGCCGTGACCGCCATTACCCGGATCACAGAAGATGCGGACACAACCCTGGTGCCGGTGTACACCAACTTACGTCACCTGTGCGATGAACGGGATCTGTGGCTGAACAGTTTTTTCGGCGCGGTTTTAGCTGCCATGACCCATGGTTTCAGTCATCGCGTCAACCTGATGTTCATCGGTTCTTCCTATGATATTCCCAACCTGCATCCCTGCGGGTCTCATCCTTTGCTGGATCCCGAGTATTCCAGCTATGCCGTGAGAATCCGGCACCGGGATTATGAACTGTCCCGTCTGGAGAAAATTAAAATCGTGTCCCGGTGGGATACGGCTTTTCAGAACTTCCGGGTCTGCCTGGCCAATGTGCCGGATCAACTGAATTGCGGGAGATGCGAAAAATGTGTGCGCACCATGACCGAGCTCACGGCCCTGGGGCTTTTGCACAAAACCCGGGCGTTTGAAGCGGATGAGGTCACCCCGGCGGATATTTCGCAATTCGATATCACCATCCGGGTAAGGCCTCCGTTTTACCGGCCCCTGATTCCCCTGCTCAGAAACCAGGGACGGGATGATCTGGCAGATACCATTGTCAGGTTGCTGAATCGATCTGAATCATGACATGACCGGTATCATTGTTTTTCCTGAACCAGGGAATGCAGATGCCGGATGCGCTGGCTTAAAACCGAACAGATCTGCAGGGCGATGCGTGGAAATTCCATGGCGGTTTCCTTGAATTCCTGTTTATGCAAGGTCAAAAACCGGCAGGGGGTGATGGTTCGAATGGTCGCGGATCTGGGTGAATTATCGATCAATGCCATTTCTCCGAAAGCGGCACCGGAATCCATCTGATCAATTTCTGCCTGGTTTCCGTTTTCTTTTTCCATGATCACCGACACCCGGCCTTCAATGATCAGATATACGGTTTCACCAATGCTGTTCTGCTTGATGACTTCCTGGTCTTCGGCAAATTCGGTTTCTTCGGTCACCGATGAAATGGCGGCCAGCTCCGAAGCTGTCAACCCTGAAAAGATGTCGATTTCCTTTAGAAGAAGTATCTTTTCTCCTAGCGACAATTTGGCCGAAACTTCGGTATCTTGCGTTGATTTCTTTTTTTGCAGGATCATTTGGACTTCCTTTGAAATATGCGGGTTCTCGGATTGTTCCAGGTCCTGGATACAATCCGATGCCGGTTGCAGGTCATGGATTTCCCCGATCAGTCCCAGTCCCAGAATCACATCCACCCAGTCCGGGGAAGACAGCAGTTCAGATGCCGCTTGTTTGCCATCGGATGAAAATCCGGGAATTTTTACCAGTTTTCTACCGTCAGCCAGAGCGACTGTGGTATTGGGACTTTCCAGCAACGGCAGCATGGTGTTGAAGGTTTTTCTGTCCAGAATATCATTGAGCAGCTCAATGGCATTGGCCCGTTGCCGCGCGTCTGCGGAAAAAATTCCCTGCCAGGCGGTCCGCATTCGGCCGGTTTGATCATGGATCGCCAAAACCCGGACAATGTTTTCCAAAATCAGTTCTTTTCTTTCCACCAGGTGCGATATTGCCAGGTCCCGCATGGGTCCCTGGGGCAGGTTTTCCAGAGATGCAGCCATGGCCAGGTATTCATAGGATTTCGCCAGGTTCTTTTTGGCAAAGATCAACACATCAAATTCTTTAATGTCCAGCGTATCCAGCAGATTGAAAAGCCCTTTGCGTATCCGGGTGGACGGCAGGCCCAATGATTCCACCAGCAACCGGGGATTCTGATGGTCGGCAGTCCTGATTTTATCCTTGGCAAATTCATGAATTTCATCTGATGGATCACCCATCAGATGAATGGTTTTCAGCAGGGTGTCGTCATCAACAATGGCCAAAGCGTCCAGTGCTGCCCTGCGGACATCTGCCCGGTCATGGGACAGATAATGCAGTGCCACCGCATTGATCTCATCGGCTTGAAGCCGGGATAAAGCGATGATGATATCCGGAATGACCGGGTCGATTCCAGGGATATTGAGCATGTCTTTGAGTTCAGGGATCCATTTTTGACTGCGGCTCAGGCCGGCACAGATAATGCCGGCCTGACAGGATGCCGGATCTTTTTCAGTCAGCCAGTCGGCAATGAGCTGCTGAAGATCTTCTGAACGGTCGCTGTGAATACAGGCCCCGGCAAATCCTTTAATCACGGGATGTTCGCTGGCAACCAATTCGGATATGACCGGATAATCACTTGTGTCCATGCCGTGCTGGTTGATGAGTTTGAGTATGGCAATGGTCGTCTCGGGTCGTTTCAAAGACATCAAAGGGATCAATTCTTTGGCGGCCCGGGGTCCGGATTCTGGCGTGATCATTTTAATGAGTGCCACCTGAGTGGCCTCATCCTGGTTTTCCAGGTTCTTGATAATCATCTGATCCAGCCTGTCGGGCGAAAAATTTTTCAACAGTTTTGCATACCAGACGGCATCTTTTCCCCGGGCTGACAGAAAAGAAGTTTCCAGGCTGGACAGGGTTTTTTCCTGGTTGAAGATCTGGCCCAGTTCTTTTTGATCCATGCTTTTGATATCCAGCATGTTGTTGGAAATCAGGTCCAGCAGAATTTTCGAGTAATTGGATTTGAGCACAAACGGGGCCACCACCCAGGCAATCATGAACGGCAGGGCCACCAGGGTCAGATACCGGGGATGAAATAACGGGGTTGACAGCAAAATCAATGTCGAGCCCGTGAACAATGCGATCCTTACCACTGTCCCCCGCAGAAAAGGCCGGATCATGTTCCGGTAGGATTCGGGAAACAGGCCGATGAGAATGCTGTTGGCCGGCATGTTAATGGTCGTGCGGATAATATTGGTGGACATTCTGGCATACATGGCCGAAAACACGTCAAATCTGAACAAAAAGGCGAAAAATGCCAGCATATAGTTGAAGGGATGAAACATGAGTGCCACCGGCAATCCCCATTTGCCGTATATCCGGCCCACGAACAAAAGAATGAACAGACTGACGATGTACAGACTGCCTCTGAAATAACCGAAAAAATGAATCATGGCACTTTCTGAGGCAAACTGCTCATTGACGGCATAATTGAACTGATAGTTCATGATGGGGATGACCACGTTCGGCATGAATGTCAGGACCAGGACGATTTTGACCAGAATGGAATCTTTGACCAGCGGATAGATCCGTTTGATTTCTTCCATCATGGGTGGTTTTTTCTTGGCGTTTTTCCCTGTTTTTTCCGTGTAAATCAACGTGGCGTAGCTTCGTCCCATGGCTTTTATCAGCAGCGCCCCCATGATGGTGGTGACCAGATACAGGTATAACAGGTTGTCCAAGCTGAAAAGGCCTGCAAAATAAGGGGTGCCGAAACTGCCCAGGATCAGCCCGATCACCCCGCCGGCGGTGAGAAGCGGGAACAGTCGTTTGGACTGGCGGGTATTGAAAAGATCGTTGCACATG
Above is a window of Desulfotignum balticum DSM 7044 DNA encoding:
- a CDS encoding response regulator; amino-acid sequence: MMDTKNRTILIVEDELQNRKLFRDVLQYSGYTVFEAMNGKEGVALANQHLPDLILMDIQMPVMDGLSATRILKQNETTRDIMVVALTANAMPGDKEKILEAGCHDYISKPFRLHEFLEKIKEYLPEDSV
- a CDS encoding response regulator yields the protein MSDQSTILVVDDEDRNLRLMEAMLVPAGYHVLTAGDGEQALDLVSREPVDVILLDVMMPKMDGYDVTRQLKSDPETAIIPIVMVTALHAKEDRIRAIEAGADDFLTKPVDKTELRARVASLIKVKAYNDHMRNYQKELESEVARRTRDLEQAFARIKSVSLEAIYRLTRAAEYKDEDTGAHIQRMSNYAAAISRKMGLGERVTESILYATPMHDIGKIGIPDRILLKPGKLDPDEWAVMQQHTIIGARILEGSTTGIIRLGETVALTHHEKWDGSGYPKRLKGKQIPLVGRIVAIADVFDALTSKRPYKEAFSLERSYEIIRQGRGTHFDPAVVDVFFSAQTDILKIKDAFHDDADFINQAPMIIQNQNRRK
- a CDS encoding GNAT family N-acetyltransferase — encoded protein: MKTVPCIVTVRLNASLPSDLPEILADWPEKGLKMIRWQSPGNLTSMPAEQLWQASKAGIWNHVSGPDLFDNGNETVPVRYILDHPHVVHSFDLPRDRTHLPAMSHAYDKIDPLPGIPFWQTLSGHEAILSYLARYPASYLIRLRWDNHTRIILGNDVVFYFEPPSALSPEFLNQVCAMVIAGGSVDTTHVRSNLENAFLIGYAMENQKMVGCSCLKHPRTALILRLKKATGLDFSGCVERGYTSVRPEYRSLGVGRRLLEGLTARAGKYKIFAIIDEDNLATQKIARWNNTRKITTYFSEKTNKPMGIWMPAHMRPPEKETGSDSEQSHGENIQ
- a CDS encoding ATP-grasp domain-containing protein, with the protein product MKIGVLTIHGLEFHPNGRLDQAARHRDHHLMLINPYQLVCVLENQGPGIHDCNDAVTNDLPDVVLPRQGSPMGEYGFVILRQFQAMGIPLVNGLEGVTIARHQYITLQSLAAAGIPVPDTCFVTRKALFFDAVDRVGGYPVVVKQPSGMGGDGVFKIDDPTQADTCVNARLDPVKGLLVQRFFPVSGRMDARILVVGGRVAGAMTLSPAPDDFRTNIHRRGRAAAFDPPALWQHMAVAAAKACGLDIAGIDMMGKKSGSPCVVEVNYSPGFRGLEAATGIDIAMEIIDFAVHKAHAASTR
- a CDS encoding Npt1/Npt2 family nucleotide transporter; protein product: MRAKLLSFLKIYEEEISLFLWTAALLFIIRSSGIILNNYAETAFLKRYGVEFMPVVNMINAVATFFITGFLTVFLSKTSGARLLYYIFIFSGIIVTVIRLLIPFGIELLYPLLFMLKSQFELLQALLFWNMCNDLFNTRQSKRLFPLLTAGGVIGLILGSFGTPYFAGLFSLDNLLYLYLVTTIMGALLIKAMGRSYATLIYTEKTGKNAKKKPPMMEEIKRIYPLVKDSILVKIVLVLTFMPNVVIPIMNYQFNYAVNEQFASESAMIHFFGYFRGSLYIVSLFILLFVGRIYGKWGLPVALMFHPFNYMLAFFAFLFRFDVFSAMYARMSTNIIRTTINMPANSILIGLFPESYRNMIRPFLRGTVVRIALFTGSTLILLSTPLFHPRYLTLVALPFMIAWVVAPFVLKSNYSKILLDLISNNMLDIKSMDQKELGQIFNQEKTLSSLETSFLSARGKDAVWYAKLLKNFSPDRLDQMIIKNLENQDEATQVALIKMITPESGPRAAKELIPLMSLKRPETTIAILKLINQHGMDTSDYPVISELVASEHPVIKGFAGACIHSDRSEDLQQLIADWLTEKDPASCQAGIICAGLSRSQKWIPELKDMLNIPGIDPVIPDIIIALSRLQADEINAVALHYLSHDRADVRRAALDALAIVDDDTLLKTIHLMGDPSDEIHEFAKDKIRTADHQNPRLLVESLGLPSTRIRKGLFNLLDTLDIKEFDVLIFAKKNLAKSYEYLAMAASLENLPQGPMRDLAISHLVERKELILENIVRVLAIHDQTGRMRTAWQGIFSADARQRANAIELLNDILDRKTFNTMLPLLESPNTTVALADGRKLVKIPGFSSDGKQAASELLSSPDWVDVILGLGLIGEIHDLQPASDCIQDLEQSENPHISKEVQMILQKKKSTQDTEVSAKLSLGEKILLLKEIDIFSGLTASELAAISSVTEETEFAEDQEVIKQNSIGETVYLIIEGRVSVIMEKENGNQAEIDQMDSGAAFGEMALIDNSPRSATIRTITPCRFLTLHKQEFKETAMEFPRIALQICSVLSQRIRHLHSLVQEKQ